AAAACAAAAGTTGTGACCCAATTATAAATGCTAAAAACCTATATTACAGATACAATGCAATATAGTGCTTACTGTTTTCAAGTTGGGCTAAAGATTATGCAGGGACTGAGAAAATTAGTGATTTACCAAAGAAGTTAAATGCAAAAGAATCTCCTTCTGGTTATGATCCAAAAATTGGAGATCTAACATATTACTCACCATGGGGAAATATTGCAATTTTTTATAAAGATTTCGGATATGCGGCAGGACTTATTCACTTAGGTGAAATAGAAAATTATGAGGAATTTTTCAAACTTTGTGAGAAGTATAGTAAAATAGTAATAAGGGCAAATTAGCACCATTTAGTACATTTATTTAAAATAAGGAAAACAAATCAATGTCCTATTTTCACCACTTCAACAGTTTCTCCATGAATTAAAGCTGGACATTTCTTGGCAATTTCCATAGCGTCCTCAAAAGAGTAAGCTTTGATAATATAATAACCTGACAATTGGTTTTCAGTACCACAATATGGTTTATCTTTTTGAGATAATTCACCTTCTTTGATTGATAACAGAACCGACTCAGATGATAATCCATCTCCTTCAACGAGAATTCCTTCTTTGTTTAAATCTTTACTAAAATTAATGTGCTGATTAATTATAAGTTTTTTTTCAGGATCAGTCAGAGTATTAAATTTTTCCTGATCTCCCCTCATTAACAATAAAAATCTTTCCATATAGCCTCCTATATTATGTTTAAATATACAAAAAAAACTTAAAATTAGAGCATTAAAATTTTATTGACAATTCTATAAATTTAGAATACTCTACATTTCGATGAATATCGAAAGGAGATGCGTTTTTATGAATATAGATATCAAGACAGAATACTCAATAGTTGTAGATTTCATTCTCAGTATAGCCAGAATTAAAACTAAGGAGATTGGATTTGGTTTTTTTAGTAGAGAGCAAGAGATGCTTGAAAGATTTAAGCCTGATGAAAATTTAAATAAAATTATTAGAAAAATCGAGAAAGATATACCGGAAGAATATAGTGATCTATTAACAAAATATTTTTCACCTGGAATTGTAGTATTTAAAGTCTTTATATATCTAGCAAGAAAAGAAAAAATTAAAGACGTAAATGAGTTCATTAGCTATTTAGAAAATATGGATAAAAAAGCCATAGCAGCTATTCATCTCTATCTCTTTTCGTCAGTAAAAAAGAATAAAATAGATATGATTCCTTTGGAAAAAGCATTCGAGAAAATGGAAGACATTCAAAATCTATTGAACCTTTTTAAAAATACTCCACTATCAGGTGAGAATAAATGGAATATTATCGAATTTTATCAAAATCCTGATAAAGTAATAAATGATATAATCGTATTTTTCAAATGGTATAATGAAAAGCTGTTCTTTCAGTTTTCAAAAAAGATTGATAGAATTGCCACAAAATATTCATTAGAACTGGAAAAGAAAGTTTCAAATTATGGTGCTGAATATATTGAAAATCTTTTAAACATCGACTACAGTAAATATGATCAAACAAAAAATATTAGGGTGACAATCTCATTTTTTTCTGAAATAGGTTATATCTTTTTCATAATGGGTGAGGATGAAGATTTTTATGTCCTTGGTTATAGGCATATGGAGGTATATGCTGAGAGGAAACATGATTTTCTATCAATAATTCATCTTTTTAAAACTCTAGGAGATGAAACAAGGCTAAATATTATTAAAAAACTAGCATCAGAAGAGATGTATGGGGATGAGCTTGCAAAGGCTTTAAATCTTTCTAACTCCACTATCTCATACCACATAAATATGCTAATTATGGAAGGAATAGTGAAATTAAACAGGGTGGAGAAAAAAAGTTATCTAGCATTAAACAAAGATAGATTAATAAAATTACTCGATGAATCATACAATATCATGACTGGAGGTGTCAATGAAAAATAGAAGCTTAGATTTAACAACTGGTGATATCTTCTCTAAGTTGATAAAATTGTCTCTACCAATAATGATATCAAATTTTATGCAAACTGTTTATAATCTTACAGATACATATTGGCTTGGCAAAATGGATGTGGGGGCAAAGGAAGGTGTGGCTATTGCTGGACTAGCTTTTCCTCTTATCTTCTTTTTATCATCATTCGGTTTTGGTTTTGTGGTTGCAGGAACTAGCCTTGTTTCACAATTTAAAGGAGCTGGTAAATTCGACCAGATTCAAAAAGTATTAGGTCAGTACGTATTCATTTCAATTATTTTTGCAGCATTATTCCTAATAGGAGGATATACTTTTTTAGAGGATGTTCTTAAGCTTTTGAATACTCCAGAAGAGATTATGAAAGACTCAATTATTTATATTGGTGTAATTCTTCCTGGTATTGCTTTTATGTTTATCTTTATGGTATTTCAGGCTATATCACATGGGCTGGGAGATACAATTTCACCAATGAAAGCTCAAATGTGGAGTATAGGTCTAAATCTATTTGTTGACCCTATTCTTATTTATGGAATGTTCTCAATTCCAGAAATGGGTGTCTTAGGTGCTGCAATTGCTACCTTAGCTGCTCGTTTTTTGGCTCTAGTCTTAATGCTTAGATCTTCTAAAAAAATAATGAAAGATTTTATTCCAACATTAGCAGATATAAAACCAGATAAAGATATGCTTAGGAAAATCC
This Candidatus Delongbacteria bacterium DNA region includes the following protein-coding sequences:
- a CDS encoding winged helix-turn-helix transcriptional regulator; translated protein: MNIDIKTEYSIVVDFILSIARIKTKEIGFGFFSREQEMLERFKPDENLNKIIRKIEKDIPEEYSDLLTKYFSPGIVVFKVFIYLARKEKIKDVNEFISYLENMDKKAIAAIHLYLFSSVKKNKIDMIPLEKAFEKMEDIQNLLNLFKNTPLSGENKWNIIEFYQNPDKVINDIIVFFKWYNEKLFFQFSKKIDRIATKYSLELEKKVSNYGAEYIENLLNIDYSKYDQTKNIRVTISFFSEIGYIFFIMGEDEDFYVLGYRHMEVYAERKHDFLSIIHLFKTLGDETRLNIIKKLASEEMYGDELAKALNLSNSTISYHINMLIMEGIVKLNRVEKKSYLALNKDRLIKLLDESYNIMTGGVNEK
- a CDS encoding MATE family efflux transporter — encoded protein: MKNRSLDLTTGDIFSKLIKLSLPIMISNFMQTVYNLTDTYWLGKMDVGAKEGVAIAGLAFPLIFFLSSFGFGFVVAGTSLVSQFKGAGKFDQIQKVLGQYVFISIIFAALFLIGGYTFLEDVLKLLNTPEEIMKDSIIYIGVILPGIAFMFIFMVFQAISHGLGDTISPMKAQMWSIGLNLFVDPILIYGMFSIPEMGVLGAAIATLAARFLALVLMLRSSKKIMKDFIPTLADIKPDKDMLRKILSIGIPSSLSQSMTSFGFLLLQGFVNYYGTAVISVYSIGNRMTGFYMMPAMGISNALSSMIGQNLGAGKMKRVEESVGKAFLLVTIIMFIGGTFKFVFAAEITKFFINDAEIITMGIRMFRITAVASFIFGFMFVFTGVFNGAGYTRQSMYFNVARLWLFRIPLVLLFSGYLLNFDLKFPQILDGLLKYLSSPLKEIPYDALWWSMIVSNFIATIWAYLLYVKGDWKKGAIRSVK